AACAGGTAGCAGATCGCAATGGAAGTTCAACGTCTCCGAGCACACCGGAACGCAATGGgaacgatgacgacgacgacaacagtATGCCGAGCGTtgcactaccaccaccaacacctaCCGCCATACTGTCGGTGGCCACTGCGCTGTGTGCAATGGATGACAAAGAGGTTAAGACTGTGAAAGAATCCTCCCCGGCACGAGTACTAGCGTCAACTGCCGATTCGCCATCGTCGTCCACCTCCAACACCGGCGTGGTAAAGATGTGTGGAtatttgaagaagaaaagaaatgtaagCTCTGCACCTGTGATAACGCTATCGATTCGATTGtacatttgccttttttgctttgtgcaGAGGATGGGTGGATGGCGAAAGTTATTCTTCATACTCCAGAATCAACTACTGCTGTCGTACTCGTCGCGTGATGACTACGAGAAGAAGCTCGCACCGTTTAAGGACATCATCAATCTGGTGCCGGGCACAGTCATTATCCCAACCACTGGACCGCGTTTCACCATCGAAACGAACTCGAAGCTTATGTATACATTCGTGAGTAGCGCAGTTGATTTCATGTCCCaatgcccaaaaaaaaacataccagaAATTCCGTATTCTTTCAGCGCTGTGATGATCATCGTAGCTGTTCCGAATGGATAATGGCACTGCTAGATAGTTTAACCGTGGCAAACGGAGGCATGAGTGCTGACCGTAACTTCAGGTAAGTCACACAGGAAACACCACAGGGTTTTGAGGTGATCGCGAAAGCATCTCGAATGGCCGTGGCGAACGAACGCAGAAGGGGAAAAATCCCCAAAATGTGCAAACACTGATTAGTTTCCCTTGCAATCTTTCCACTGTTTCGTACCAGCTTGCATAATAGCTTCCAGCGCTCCACCCTACCACTATCGTCGTTTTCGTTGCCAGCGAACTGCAAACCGTTTGCGGATGTCATTAGCCGGTCGAACGGACCGGCACTAGCTGCGTTAAAGAAGCGGGCTCCCCAGCCACCGAACCGTCCCGGACCACCTAAGCCACCGCGCAGCTTCAGCGCGGAAGCGACTGTGCGGCATCGGGCATGCGGAACCGCCCGAGAACCGAATGACAAAGATGATCTCAACAATAATGTACTGAAGGTGCCAGATAGTACCGCTTACGAAGGGAAATTGATGGCTACCAACAGCCTCTCGAACTCACGGGATAATGGTACGAAACTGTCCGGCACCGGCGAGAACGATGATAATGGGTAAGAGCTTAACAATAACTACTATACTACTGCTGCTTATTTAAAGTATCTATGTCAAAGAGAGATGTTGGATATTCGGAGATAGTTTAAGGTTTTGATATTGAAGAATGCAACATTTGAAGAATAATCATTAGAGCAATCTATCAGAAGACGTCTGATTTCACGACTACTCCCACGCATGACAAGACTACAAGCTATCACCCACAGTCCGGTCGATCTTTGGGACATCACTCACCCCACCGGACTATACATTCACTCTATAGCGAAGTCATTTTACACCTGGTAAACACGCAGGGTGAAATACCCATACCGAGACCGGAGTTTTGCACATGTTTTCGGTAAAACCGTTGTCTCAACGGTAAACATAAGCAGCATGCAGGACGGGAACTAACAGTCCCGTCGCGTCGTCTGTAAACAACTTCCGCGATAAAACATCAACATGGGGAGATGCTCTTTTATAAATAGAAACCActagaagaaaagaaaaaaaaaggtttgaacTCGGCAACATAGGCATGTGCGCCGAGCTACACGCCAGACACGGGACTGTTAGGCACGGGGCGTGTGTAATGTCTTCTGTTTTTACTTCCAATGTTTAAAGTGCACCCGTTCCTATCCAATGCGACCCTTCTAAAAATGCAAACCGGCAACGAATGGCGCCTTCAGACATGGTTCAGATTTTCAAAACAGTGCCCGGAACGTGTCGCACAAAGTGGATGTGAGTTTCTAGACCGTTGCTTCTTCAAGGGCACCCTTCCCATCTCGTCCAAAACCGAGGGTTGGGAGGTGCATTGAGCTAACACACCGACCGAACAGGCGAACAAACAGACCGTGTCGAGGCATTAAAAAAAGCTCATGCTTTATAATCGATACAGATATTGCAGACAGTGTAATATCCCCATTGCACAGTGGACCGCTTGGTGCTAATGTCAAGCTATAAGAGCTCTTTTCAGAAATGTCTCTAATTATTATGTTATATCTTAAACGTTAAACGTTCGTATTCTTCGGTTTATGACCTACTACATACTTCACTACAAGGTTTTCTCTACAACACCTTAAGTTTATTAGACCTAACTTAGGCACAAAAACCCCTTAACTCAAAGTAAGGATTGCTCAGACATTCGAAGAATTGGACGAGATCACTCAACTCCCATCTTTGAGTTTCCAAATTGCCACCAAGTAGATGAAGAATTGTGGACTTTGTCTGACCGTCAAATACCCATCGTGCAATATCCGGGTTCAGTTTTCATGTTTTCAAAATAGCTTCAGATTAGATGCTTACAAAACTGTTACAAAGCGGCCGGTTTGCGCTGTCttttgggttgtgttttgCCGTGTGTTGCTTCAGCTGCTCAGTCAATCAAAACTcgccgggttttttttgttgttgttggattGGTTATGACCTTGAGAGGATAGATATCGCAGGGAAGTATGCAACTCCACCGCACTATCGTTTTTCATGCTGCGTGAGCTAACAACGATTTGTGTTCTTGTTGTGATTGCTTCACGCCAAGCGTTACCTTAAGTCGTGATGTTAATGTATAGGGTACGGTTCATCCGATTTCTCCTTTACGATTGCATAATCTAAGCAGCTACTGCGTTCCAAAATCTAGGGATAATCAAAGCAAGAACCAGAACATTATCCCTCACCCACGTGTTGACGTCTTGCCGCTCCAGCATGTCTAATCTACCAGGAGTCCAAAGATTCCACTTGAATAGGGGCGCGTTTCTCATCACATCACAAGCCACGCTCAAGTACCATTCATTTTCCCCTTCGGAATACATGGCGTACAAGCGAACCGGCCATGAGCGAGGGGAGATCGTATGCTGCTGGGCTCGGCATCTGCTTCTGCATACATCAACCCGTCAATAGACTCCACATGCAGCATCCATCGGTTTTGTATGCATCCCGTGCATTGGAGATGCAGCACGACTTCACCGCTTCACTGCCCTCGTTTATTTACTTCCGGAGTTGCTCCGGGGATAAAAAATGGGTATTCTATATTTATATCCCTTCTTTCTGTtggttcccccccccccctcccccacatCACTGCTGCTACGGCATGTGCACGTCCGTTGATCAAACAATTGGAAACAGACGACCCGAGACTGTCGTCCCGCTGGAAACACGAACGCCCATCGGTGCGAGGGACAACAGTGCCGACCAGACGGCAAGGGGTCGCACGGTACTGGTAGATCGACGAGCCGGCGTCAAGAGTGCCGTTGAAGATGGAGGGGTCGAACCGAAGGCGGAGGCACGGCAGAAGGAGGAACTCCGCGACCGACCGAGGCAGCAGATATTTCGACTGCATCAGGATGTTTGGAGCAAATCGCACCACCAGTCGATGGATGTGTGTCGCATCAACAGCATGTTTAACGAGCGTCCCAGCATGCCAGCAACCATCGACAGTGCTCAAGGTATTAAACATCCCCAGCATTCTGATACTCTGGCCGAATCGATGTCCAAATCTGTCTGGTGAGTTGTCCGCGAAATTCATGCTGGCGATAGTTTCAACGTAACGAATTCTTAATACTTGCAGCTCACCGTCCAGTAGCGACGTGGTCGATAATGCAGCATCTTGCAACTCGCATGTTTACGAGGAGGTTGGCATACCGGTTGAATTGCAGAATGCCCTGATGGAGACGGAACCGATCTACGCCGTGGTGGATGTGCGGGCCAAACGGTCCCGTCGGTTAGCTCGCACGCTCGACACCAACACCGGACAGCCGGACGATCGGGCCGACGGTGGCCGAAAGGTGTCCGTATCCTTACCACAGATTTCCGATGGCGTTGAGCTGGTCACCGGTACGGCGCGGCGCCCAGTAACCGCACGTAGCTGCAGCAACTACGATGACTACGAAGACGTCAACTATCTGTTTGAGACGCACCGATCGACCGGTGGCACGGAGACGGACAGCGTCGGAACGAACGGATCACAGGAACCACTACCGATGCGCCACGAAGCGTACGGTGATGAGCACATCTACGAACCGGTAAGTCACGGTTCACCACCTCACATCGCACTTTTTAACACCGCCGTTCACGATTCCCGTCGTAGATACAAGTTTCCGAGCGCATACCGTCCATTACGACGGGTTCCTCGTCGTCTCTGCCTGCCCCAACCGACCATCACCACAGCCACAGCCTGTGGCGACAGCTGAAGCGTATGCAGCTGCAAGGATCCTGGCGCCGGTTAACGCACCGGAACGGTTCTACCCACacccaaacaccaaaaccacAATCAACCGAACCACCCCACACCGCCCGGTCGGCGACGGTGACCGCCCTCGAGGGATTGGGCCGCCGGTTCGACAGCCATCGACGTTCGATCAAGAAGCGCATCAAGAACTTGTGCGAACGTATCGATCCGGCTAGCGGGACGACGGTCCCCGGTGCACAGCACCAAACACCCGCGCCGGAACCATCCCCACCGGACACATCAACCGGTGTACGGTCACGCAAATCCGTATCGCTCGACAGCTTTCTGCTCGCGAAAGGTCAAGCGTCTGTGCCGAGATATTAGTGCCGCGTGCTCACGCAGATCAAAACGAttgcaaataattattttattttaactcaCGCGTGAGGAAGCAATGGCTAGCGTACATGTACTCTCTTGGCAGGGATGCAATTGCTAGgaattttaaatgtaatttgtAACCCGACACGAGTTACGCTTGGTGTAACGAAGAAGCTAGTAATAAATCAGAACATGTTTATTATTGTATAATAGTATCGAGTAGCAAAcgttcatttttgtttgtggctGTGAAAAGCAAATGAGACGCGTTCGCTGTCGCGTGGACGTTGAAGTCTCCACTCGCGACTTCTTTTATTTCCAACGCCTGAAGTAACGCACTAGTAACGCTCGCATGAAAAACAAAGGATCATTATCACTCATATAATTCGCTCGCGTTGGGTGAAGGGATTAACTCATCATAATTTCTCAAAGATTAATAAACCCCCAAGGAATCTAGCAGGATTCATGATCCCTCCTAGGAAAGGAATTAGCTTCTGAAATAAGAGATGATCCCAATCGATTGCGAAGATTTGATGATTTGATGATTTGTGATTCTATGAGGATCAATGAAGTTTGTTGAGATTCCTGAAGTTAGATGAGTTTGCTGAGAGTTAACCCATGATTGTGTGACTATTTGAActgaagattcatatgaatatgCTAGGTTGGCGTATACTACCTTATTCTACCTTAGATATCTGCTTTggcgattcatgaatcttttgactGATTGGAATGACTCTTTTCAAAAGTTTCATTAAGCGCAACACTACAACTACTACTGCATATTTCTTTCACATTACACAGCTCATCACTGCCACATTTCTAAAAAGAATAGTTGTCCTCCTGTACTGCTTTAAGTAACTGCGTAACGTCGCTTTATTACACCTCAGTTACATATCGTTCCGCTTTCGAGACACTGTTttctatttccctttttttttgttgtttgttttgtttcatatatACACCTTCTTGCGCGTGTACTGTTGGCTCGCACACAGGCACAACACGTTTTACTTCGCCTTTATGATCCTTCctttctgtgtttgtttgaattaCTTTTGGATTAATGTTCATTTGCCTGTACCATACATACCCACAACACCCACACGCACCGAAGATGAGTGGATGGGTGGgtgaggaaatgaaaaaaaacggatgaaaaaaaaaacaaaaataacagctCCAAGTCCCCTCTCATCTTCGCCACCTAACCACGCCTGGGCGTGGCAAGGAAAGCGAGGTAAGGCAGATTTAAGGGCAGACACGCGGACAACAACCTCACCCACGGAGGTTGCTCTCCCTGGGTGTCATTTTTTAAACGTTCTATTAAATTGTCATTATACATAATAATACCTTCACATTATTTATATGTACATAACTTATGCTCGTGTTCACAGAGTGTTTTCTAAACGCCTAAACACCGTTCCTTCCCATGCTCACCCATGGATTGTGGGCAACatttaaaatcttttccaaaataataatagaaaaaaaaacaaaacaaaaaaaactaacgcaACTATCTCTATATGCCTACACGACTGGCTTTACCATCGTGTTCTAAGCCCGTCGCGTAGGCAATTTGCTACGCACTACTTCCTATTTCACGCAAAACGATCGTcttatcgtttttcttttctctcgctctccctctttctctgtTAAGTAAAGCAGGATTCAGTtttataacacacacacacagttttcCCATTCTGTAACTACGTGTCTTggtgttttcttctctctccTCTCCTCCCCACACGTGCCCTCTTTTTCTTCACACCCTTCCCCGCCCAACCCCATTCATCAGGTATTTGGCAGgccaaacaaaatcaaa
This sequence is a window from Anopheles marshallii chromosome X, idAnoMarsDA_429_01, whole genome shotgun sequence. Protein-coding genes within it:
- the LOC128711987 gene encoding uncharacterized protein LOC128711987, with translation MKMKKFMTTKTSAVSTPSPSPPAMFSFDTLLHQQVADRNGSSTSPSTPERNGNDDDDDNSMPSVALPPPTPTAILSVATALCAMDDKEVKTVKESSPARVLASTADSPSSSTSNTGVVKMCGYLKKKRNRMGGWRKLFFILQNQLLLSYSSRDDYEKKLAPFKDIINLVPGTVIIPTTGPRFTIETNSKLMYTFRCDDHRSCSEWIMALLDSLTVANGGMSADRNFSLHNSFQRSTLPLSSFSLPANCKPFADVISRSNGPALAALKKRAPQPPNRPGPPKPPRSFSAEATVRHRACGTAREPNDKDDLNNNVLKVPDSTAYEGKLMATNSLSNSRDNGTKLSGTGENDDNGRPETVVPLETRTPIGARDNSADQTARGRTVLVDRRAGVKSAVEDGGVEPKAEARQKEELRDRPRQQIFRLHQDVWSKSHHQSMDVCRINSMFNERPSMPATIDSAQGIKHPQHSDTLAESMSKSVCSPSSSDVVDNAASCNSHVYEEVGIPVELQNALMETEPIYAVVDVRAKRSRRLARTLDTNTGQPDDRADGGRKVSVSLPQISDGVELVTGTARRPVTARSCSNYDDYEDVNYLFETHRSTGGTETDSVGTNGSQEPLPMRHEAYGDEHIYEPIQVSERIPSITTGSSSSLPAPTDHHHSHSLWRQLKRMQLQGSWRRLTHRNGSTHTQTPKPQSTEPPHTARSATVTALEGLGRRFDSHRRSIKKRIKNLCERIDPASGTTVPGAQHQTPAPEPSPPDTSTGVRSRKSVSLDSFLLAKGQASVPRY